A stretch of Tripterygium wilfordii isolate XIE 37 chromosome 11, ASM1340144v1, whole genome shotgun sequence DNA encodes these proteins:
- the LOC120009867 gene encoding protein RICE SALT SENSITIVE 3-like has product MELGAFPMLNRLLQHTLRSLCSCSDSSFTSSKWVYAVFWRILPRNYPPPKWDYGGTALDRSKGNKRNWILVWEDGFCDFDECERAGSGYIEGRFGADVFFKMSHEVYNYGEGLIGKIAADSSHKWVFKEDPNETDPSFISSWSMSMEPQPKAWECQFHSGIQTVALISVREGIVQLGSFHKILEDLNLVISIQRKFSYLQSIPGVFALQRPYLPIQHPYILKPNTKMIVSHEIEGKRQFTGVKRLFEENFEDFPVKSINLGWNNPQNGITGPSNWPIPPLFPTMSCSLGALLSKLPSVIPTLDTAPVNNNNNICSSSKGQTLKIDIVGAADEVDTAKTNQET; this is encoded by the exons ATGGAGTTAGGTGCTTTTCCTATGCTTAACCGTCTCTTACAGCACACACTGAGGAGCTTATGCTCTTGTTCTGACTCTTCTTTCACTTCCTCCAAGTGGGTTTACGCTGTCTTCTGGAGAATTTTGCCTAGGAACTATCCCCCCCCAAA GTGGGATTATGGAGGAACTGCTCTTGATCGCTCCAAGGGAAACAAGAGGAACTG GATTCTGGTTTGGGAAGATgggttttgtgattttgatgaATGCGAGCGAGCGGGAAGTGGCTACATTGAGGGAAGATTTGGAGCTGATGTCTTCTTCAAAATGTCTCATGAGGTCTATAATTATGGAGAAGG ATTAATAGGGAAGATAGCAGCAGATAGCAGTCACAAATGGGTGTTCAAAGAGGACCCAAATGAAACTGATCCTAGCTTCATTTCCTCATGGAGTATGTCTATGGAGCCT CAACCAAAGGCATGGGAATGTCAGTTCCATTCAGGTATTCAGACAGTTGCCCTAATATCAGTAAGAGAAGGCATTGTTCAACTAGGATCATTTCACAAG ATTTTGGAAGATCTCAATCTGGTTATCAGCATACAGAGGAAATTCAGCTACCTCCAGAGCATACCGGGAGTCTTTGCCTTACAAAGACCATACTTACCAATCCAACATCCATATATCCTCAAACCTAATACCAAGATGATCGTAAGCCACGAAATCGAGGGCAAGCGCCAATTTACCGGAGTAAAAAGACTATTCGAGGAGAATTTTGAAGATTTTCCAGTCAAGTCCATCAACTTGGGATGGAACAACCCACAAAATGGCATTACAGGACCCTCTAATTGGCCTATACCACCACTTTTCCCTACAATGTCTTGCAGTCTTGGTGCTCTGCTGTCAAAGCTACCTTCTGTTATCCCAACTCTTGATACAGCTCCAgttaacaacaacaataacatcTGCAGCAGCAGTAAAGGCCAGACACTGAAGATCGACATTGTTGGTGCAGCAGATGAGGTTGATACAGCTAAAACAAATCAAGAGACATAG
- the LOC120008953 gene encoding protein DCL homolog, chloroplastic-like isoform X1 gives MAAAPLLRGFPLLRFRLPRHRLPLPVGSLAHPQRPWCSAAEFTRQDEDLSSPSKTTTELGVKNCHTYQRRDDPDYRKWKDKEEEIRRDIEPIILLTKDILHSDRYMDGEQLTIEDEKAVVQKLLAYHPHSEDKIGCGLDSIMVDRHPEFRYSRCLFVVRTDGGWIDFSYQKCLRAYIRNKYPAHAERFIREHFKRGSV, from the exons ATGGCTGCTGCTCCTCTGCTGAGAGGATTCCCTCTGCTGCGCTTCCGTCTTCCGCGCCACCGCCTCCCCCTACCCGTAGGTTCTCTAGCTCATCCACAGCGGCCGTGGTGCTCAGCGGCAGAGTTCACTCGCCAAGACGAGGATTTATCGTCCCCAAGCAAGACCACTACAGAGTTGGGCGTGAAGAACTGTCATACGTACCAAAGACGGGATGATCCAGACTATCGAAAATGGAAAGATAAAGAAGAGGAGATTCGTCGAGATATCGAGCCCATTATTTTGCTCACCAAAGATATTCTCCACTCTGACAG GTATATGGATGGAGAACAGCTAACAATTGAAGACGAGAAAGCTGTGGTACAGAAACTTCTTGCTTACCATCCACATTCTGAAGATAAAATTGGATGTGGTCTGGATTCTATAATG GTTGATCGACATCCAGAATTCAGATACTCAAGGTGCCTATTTGTTGTAAGAACTGACGGTGGATGGATAGACTTCTCCTATCAGAAATGTCTTCGAGCATATATTCGAAATAAGTATCCAGCCCATGCAGAGAGGTTCATTCGAGAGCATTTTAAACGTGGCAGCGTTTAA
- the LOC120009012 gene encoding mannose-P-dolichol utilization defect 1 protein homolog 2 isoform X2, whose protein sequence is MEYIGIDISCALGSLHDGEFPDKACLLPLISKLLGYAIVAASTTVKLPQILKILKNRSVRGLSVTAFEMEVIGYTITLAYCLHKGLAFSAFGEYAFLLIQAIILVAIIYYYSQPLGTATWIRAFLYCAIAPTVLAGQASQHAIFLFARIPQIWQNFSNKSTGELSFLTCFMNFCGSMARFFTNIQENAPTSSILALNLLVSCSMCLHTLCFQLFFMFSQTLCSMLLKVETINQACLFKIVC, encoded by the exons atggagTATATAGGGATAGATATAAGCTGTGCGTTGGGATCTCTTCACGACGGAGAATTTCCAGACAAGGCTTGCTTGCTTCCACTCATATCCAAGCTCCTCGGTTATGCCATCGTTGCTGCTTCTACCACCGTCAAGCTCCCTCAG atattgaaaattttgaagaataGAAGTGTGAGAGGACTTAGTGTTACTGCCTTCGAGATGGAAGTCATCGGTTATACAATAACTCTGGCTTATTGCCTTCACAAGGGTCTTGCCTTCTCTGCTTTTGGGGAATATGCGTTTCTTCTCATTCAGG CAATAATCTTAGTAGCTATAATTTACTACTATTCACAACCTCTGGGGACGGCAACATGGATCAGAGCATTTTT GTATTGTGCTATAGCACCTACTGTTTTAGCTGGTCAG GCATCCCAGCATGCGATTTTCCTTTTTGCCAGAATTCCGCAGATATGGCAGAACTTCTCT AATAAAAGCACTGGAGAGCTCAGCTTCTTAACATGTTTCATGAATTTTTGTGGTTCTATGG CGAGATTCTTCACCAACATCCAGGAAAATGCCCCGACGAGTAGTATCCTTGCATTAAATTTGCTAGTGTCATGTTCTATGTGCTTGCATACTTTATGCTTTCAGCTTTTCTTTATGTTTTCCCAAACTTTATGTTCTATGCTCTTGAAAGTAGAAACTATAAACCAGGCTTGCTTGTTTAAAATTGTATGTTGA
- the LOC120009579 gene encoding probable isoaspartyl peptidase/L-asparaginase 2, whose translation MGGWAIAVHGGAGIDPNLPTEKQEEAKLLLTRCLNLGISALRSNLPAIDVVELVVRELETDPLFNSGRGSALSENGTVEMEASIMDGPKRRCGAVSGLTTVKNPISLARLVMDKSPHSYLAFSGAEAFARQQGVELVENEYFITEENKGMLKLAKEANSILFDYRVPIAGLESCTAVAAAVDSPLQMNGLPISIYAPETVGCVVVDSQGRCAAATSTGGLMNKMSGRIGDSPLIGSGTYACNLCGVSCTGEGEAIIRGTLARDVAAVMEYKGLGLQAAVDYVIKERLDEGQAGLIAVSKDGEVACGFNTNGMFRGCATQDGFMEVGIWN comes from the exons ATGGGAGGCTGGGCTATTGCAGTGCACGGAGGCGCTGGTATTGACCCGAATCTTCCCACTGAGAAACAAGAGGAGGCCAAATTGCTCCTCACTCGCTGCCTTAATCTTGGCATCTCTGCTCTTCGTTCCAATCTCCCTGCAATTGATGTTGTTGAACTTGTT GTGAGAGAACTAGAAACTGATCCCCTGTTCAATTCAGGCCGTGGATCTGCCCTGTCAGAGAACGGAACGGTGGAGATGGAAGCCAGTATCATGGATGGGCCCAAGAGAAGATGCGGCGCCGTATCGGGCTTAACCACCGTGAAAAACCCGATCTCTCTGGCACGTCTGGTCATGGACAAGTCTCCACATTCCTATCTGGCCTTCTCAGGCGCCGAAGCCTTCGCCAGGCAACAG GGTGTTGAGCTCGTGGAGAATGAATATTTCATCACCGAGGAAAACAAGGGAATGCTAAAGCTGGCAAAGGAAGCGAACTCCATCTTG TTCGATTACAGAGTCCCGATTGCTGGATTGGAATCTTGCACTGCAGTTGCTGCGGCCGTGGACAGTCCCTTGCAAATGAACGGACTCCCAATCAGCATCTACGCGCCGGAGACGGTTGGATGTGTGGTGGTGGACAGCCAGGGAAGGTGCGCGGCGGCTACATCAACTGGTGGGCTTATGAACAAGATGAGCGGCCGGATTGGTGATTCGCCACTGATTGGGTCAGGGACCTACGCGTGCAATCTTTGTGGGGTATCTTGTACAGGGGAAGGAGAGGCTATCATACGCGGGACCTTGGCGCGAGATGTGGCGGCTGTGATGGAGTACAAGGGGCTTGGGCTTCAAGCGGCTGTGGATTATGTGATCAAGGAGAGGCTCGATGAAGGTCAAGCTGGGTTGATCGCGGTGTCAAAGGACGGAGAAGTGGCTTGTGGGTTCAACACAAATGGGATGTTCAGAGGTTGTGCTACCCAAGATGGGTTCATGGAGGTTGGAATTTGGAACTAA
- the LOC120009012 gene encoding mannose-P-dolichol utilization defect 1 protein homolog 2 isoform X3 yields the protein MEYIGIDISCALGSLHDGEFPDKACLLPLISKLLGYAIVAASTTVKLPQILKILKNRSVRGLSVTAFEMEVIGYTITLAYCLHKGLAFSAFGEYAFLLIQAIILVAIIYYYSQPLGTATWIRAFLYCAIAPTVLAGQVGPVLFEALYASQHAIFLFARIPQIWQNFSNKSTGELSFLTCFMNFCGSMARFFTNIQENAPTSIILGSIIGIATNGSILSQIILYRKPEAGKEKKVK from the exons atggagTATATAGGGATAGATATAAGCTGTGCGTTGGGATCTCTTCACGACGGAGAATTTCCAGACAAGGCTTGCTTGCTTCCACTCATATCCAAGCTCCTCGGTTATGCCATCGTTGCTGCTTCTACCACCGTCAAGCTCCCTCAG atattgaaaattttgaagaataGAAGTGTGAGAGGACTTAGTGTTACTGCCTTCGAGATGGAAGTCATCGGTTATACAATAACTCTGGCTTATTGCCTTCACAAGGGTCTTGCCTTCTCTGCTTTTGGGGAATATGCGTTTCTTCTCATTCAGG CAATAATCTTAGTAGCTATAATTTACTACTATTCACAACCTCTGGGGACGGCAACATGGATCAGAGCATTTTT GTATTGTGCTATAGCACCTACTGTTTTAGCTGGTCAGGTTGGTCCTGTTCTTTTTGAAGCTCTTTAT GCATCCCAGCATGCGATTTTCCTTTTTGCCAGAATTCCGCAGATATGGCAGAACTTCTCT AATAAAAGCACTGGAGAGCTCAGCTTCTTAACATGTTTCATGAATTTTTGTGGTTCTATGG CGAGATTCTTCACCAACATCCAGGAAAATGCCCCGACGAGTA TTATATTGGGCTCCATCATTGGCATTGCGACAAATGGTTCCATCTTAAGTCAGATAATTCTGTATCGAAAGCCAGAGGCTGGCAAGGAGAAGAAAGTGAAGTAA
- the LOC120009268 gene encoding F-box protein At1g47056-like: MGQSTSTAAFLSRREFGNGYRAKGKSTALISPMLTDESSDFDVSDTAPDYISELPDECLACIFQSLSSGDRKRCSLVCKRWLMIEGQSRHRLSLNAQADLLPLIPSLFSRFDAVTKLALRCERRSVSIGDDTLILISYKCRNLMRLKLRACRELTDIGMEAFAKNCKSLKKLSCGSCTFGAKGMNAILNNCASLEELSVKRLRGITDGAAAEPIGPGVAASSLKTICLKELYNGQCFGPLIMGAKNLRTLKLFRCSGDWDKLLEVIAYGTSCLVEIHLERLQVSDVGLAAISNFSNLEILHLVKTPECTNLGLVSVAERCKLLRKLHIDGWKANRIGDEGLIAVAKFCPNLQELVLIAVNPTKLSLEMLASNCQNLERLALCGSDTVGDAEISCIAAKCIALKKLCIKSCPVSDEGMEALASGCPNLVKVKVKKCRAVTCDGADWLRASRGTLAVNLDTGEPEPLDASASDGGAQENGVEFPSIVVAAPNIASSSTGRSASFKSRFACTLRRLSGGNSSS, translated from the coding sequence ATGGGCCAGTCAACTTCGACGGCCGCATTCTTGAGCCGTCGTGAATTCGGCAACGGCTACCGAGCCAAGGGCAAATCAACGGCTCTGATCTCTCCAATGCTTACCGATGAATCAAGCGATTTCGATGTCTCCGATACAGCACCCGATTACATCTCCGAGCTACCCGACGAGTGTTTGGCCTGCATTTTCCAGTCACTTAGTTCCGGAGACCGGAAACGCTGCTCTCTGGTGTGTAAGCGATGGTTGATGATCGAGGGGCAAAGTCGTCATCGTCTTTCTCTCAACGCTCAAGCAGATCTACTCCCTCTGATTCCTTCTCTATTCTCTCGATTCGATGCCGTTACGAAGCTAGCTCTCAGGTGTGAGCGCAGATCCGTCAGCATCGGAGATGACACGCTGATTCTCATATCTTACAAATGCCGGAATCTCATGCGTCTTAAGCTACGCGCCTGCCGCGAACTCACAGATATAGGAATGGAGGCCTTCGCGAAAAACTGCAAGAGTTTGAAGAAACTTTCTTGTGGATCTTGCACCTTCGGAGCCAAGGGCATGAACGCAATCCTTAATAACTGCGCTTCGCTGGAAGAATTATCGGTGAAGAGGCTCCGTGGTATCACGGATGGAGCTGCGGCCGAGCCTATTGGGCCTGGTGTAGCCGCATCTTCTCTCAAGACGATTTGCTTAAAGGAGCTTTATAATGGACAGTGTTTTGGGCCTCTTATAATGGGGGCAAAGAATCTCAGGACTCTGAAGCTTTTTCGATGCTCTGGTGATTGGGACAAGCTTCTTGAAGTTATTGCGTATGGAACCTCATGTTTAGTTGAGATCCATCTCGAGAGGCTCCAGGTCAGCGATGTTGGCCTTGCTGCTATCTCTAATTTTTCAAATCTGGAGATCTTGCACCTTGTCAAAACCCCAGAGTGCACCAATTTAGGGCTTGTTTCAGTCGCAGAGCGTTGCAAACTATTAAGGAAGCTTCACATTGATGGATGGAAGGCGAACAGGATAGGTGACGAGGGTTTAATTGCTGTGGCCAAGTTTTGCCCTAATTTGCAAGAATTGGTTCTTATTGCAGTCAATCCCACAAAACTGAGCTTGGAAATGCTGGCATCCAATTGCCAGAATCTAGAGCGATTAGCCTTGTGTGGAAGTGATACTGTTGGTGATGCGGAGATTTCGTGCATTGCTGCAAAATGTATTGCATTGAAAAAGCTTTGCATCAAGAGTTGCCCTGTTTCGGATGAAGGAATGGAAGCACTTGCAAGTGGATGCCCAAATTTGGTGAAAGTAAAGGTCAAGAAGTGTAGAGCAGTGACTTGTGATGGTGCAGATTGGTTGAGAGCGAGTAGGGGGACACTTGCTGTTAATTTGGACACTGGTGAACCTGAACCTCTGGACGCAAGTGCTAGTGATGGAGGGGCACAAGAAAATGGTGTCGAGTTTCCTTCCATAGTTGTGGCTGCGCCTAATATTGCATCTAGCAGCACTGGAAGATCTGCCTCATTTAAATCAAGGTTTGCTTGCACTTTGAGGAGGTTGTCAGGTGGTAACAGCAGTTCTTGA
- the LOC120008953 gene encoding DNA-directed RNA polymerase V subunit 1-like isoform X2 produces MAAAPLLRGFPLLRFRLPRHRLPLPVGSLAHPQRPWCSAAEFTRQDEDLSSPSKTTTELGVKNCHTYQRRDDPDYRKWKDKEEEIRRDIEPIILLTKDILHSDRYMDGEQLTIEDEKAVVQKLLAYHPHSEDKIGCGLDSIMAFGI; encoded by the exons ATGGCTGCTGCTCCTCTGCTGAGAGGATTCCCTCTGCTGCGCTTCCGTCTTCCGCGCCACCGCCTCCCCCTACCCGTAGGTTCTCTAGCTCATCCACAGCGGCCGTGGTGCTCAGCGGCAGAGTTCACTCGCCAAGACGAGGATTTATCGTCCCCAAGCAAGACCACTACAGAGTTGGGCGTGAAGAACTGTCATACGTACCAAAGACGGGATGATCCAGACTATCGAAAATGGAAAGATAAAGAAGAGGAGATTCGTCGAGATATCGAGCCCATTATTTTGCTCACCAAAGATATTCTCCACTCTGACAG GTATATGGATGGAGAACAGCTAACAATTGAAGACGAGAAAGCTGTGGTACAGAAACTTCTTGCTTACCATCCACATTCTGAAGATAAAATTGGATGTGGTCTGGATTCTATAATG GCTTTTGGCATTTAG
- the LOC120009332 gene encoding cysteine proteinase RD21A-like, with the protein MGLVRSSSAMSMLLLMLLTVSSAMDMSIISYDQSHGIKSSWRTDDEVMALYEEWLVKHGKFYNAIGEKEKRFENFKDNLRFIDEHNSEEKSYKVGLNKFADLSNEEYRSTYLGTKSRKRTPKSSDRYKSRVGDSLPDFVDWRKEGAVPEVKDQGGCGSCWAFSTIGAVEGINKIVTGELITLSEQELVDCDTSYNAGCNGGLMDYAFEFIINNGGIDSDEDYPYKGTDGRCDTVRQNARVVSIDSYEDVSANDEGSLKTAVANQPVSVAIEAGGRAFQLYESGVFTGKCGTALDHGVVAVGYGTENGKDYWIVRNSWGKSWGEAGYIRLERNVATPSGKCGIAIEPSYPIKKGHNPPNPGPSPPSPVKPPTVCDSYYTCPESTTCCCVYQYGSYCFAWGCCPLDGATCCDDHYSCCPHDYPVCNINEGTCLTSKNNPLGIKALRRTPAKPYWAHGSERKANTA; encoded by the exons ATGGGTCTGGTTAGATCTTCTTCCGCCATGTCTATGTTGCTGTTGATGCTGTTAACAGTATCATCTGCCATGGACATGTCCATCATTTCCTACGACCAAAGTCATGGAATCAAATCGAGCTGGAGGACCGACGACGAAGTCATGGCCTTGTACGAGGAGTGGCTTGTGAAGCATGGTAAGTTCTACAACGCAATCggggagaaggagaagaggttTGAGAACTTCAAGGACAATCTCAGGTTCATCGATGAGCATAACTCGGAGGAGAAGAGTTACAAGGTCGGTTTAAACAAGTTCGCCGATCTGAGTAACGAGGAGTACAGGTCTACATATTTGGGTACCAAATCGAGGAAGAGGACCCCGAAATCTAGCGATCGGTATAAGTCACGTGTGGGTGATTCGTTGCCGGATTTCGTCGATTGGAGGAAGGAAGGTGCCGTCCCTGAGGTCAAAGACCAGGGAGGTTGCG GGAGTTGCTGGGCGTTCTCAACAATTGGCGCAGTGGAAGGGATTAACAAGATAGTTACTGGTGAGTTGATCACTCTATCGGAGCAGGAGCTGGTCGACTGTGATACATCATATAACGCGGGATGTAATGGGGGTTTAATGGACTATGCATTTGAGTTCATCATCAACAATGGTGGGATTGACTCCGACGAGGATTATCCCTACAAGGGGACTGATGGTCGTTGTGACACCGTTAGG CAAAATGCTAGGGTTGTGTCCATTGATTCCTATGAAGATGTTTCTGCAAATGATGAGGGGTCATTGAAAACTGCAGTTGCAAATCAGCCAGTTAGCGTTGCCATTGAAGCGGGTGGCAGGGCTTTTCAGTTATATGAATCG GGTGTATTCACAGGAAAATGCGGTACAGCACTGGACCATGGTGTTGTGGCGGTCGGATATGGCACAGAGAATGGCAAAGATTATTGGATTGTGAGAAACTCGTGGGGAAAGAGCTGGGGAGAGGCAGGCTACATCAGGTTGGAGCGAAATGTTGCCACTCCTTCCGGAAAGTGTGGAATTGCCATTGAGCCTTCATACCCTATCAAAAAAGGCCACAATCCCCCTAACCCAGGTCCATCTCCTCCATCACCTGTGAAACCCCCAACCGTTTGTGATAGTTACTACACATGTCCGGAGAGCACCACCTGCTGCTGTGTCTATCAGTATGGCAGCTATTGCTTCGCATGGGGATGCTGCCCTCTCGATGGTGCCACTTGCTGCGATGATCACTATAGCTGCTGCCCTCATGACTACCCTGTCTGTAACATTAATGAGGGAACCTGCTTGACG AGCAAGAACAACCCGTTGGGCATCAAGGCACTGAGGCGTACTCCTGCCAAGCCTTATTGGGCTCATGGAAGCGAGCGCAAAGCAAACACTGCATAA
- the LOC120009012 gene encoding mannose-P-dolichol utilization defect 1 protein homolog 2 isoform X1: MEYIGIDISCALGSLHDGEFPDKACLLPLISKLLGYAIVAASTTVKLPQILKILKNRSVRGLSVTAFEMEVIGYTITLAYCLHKGLAFSAFGEYAFLLIQAIILVAIIYYYSQPLGTATWIRAFLYCAIAPTVLAGQVGPVLFEALYASQHAIFLFARIPQIWQNFSNKSTGELSFLTCFMNFCGSMARFFTNIQENAPTSSILALNLLVSCSMCLHTLCFQLFFMFSQTLCSMLLKVETINQACLFKIVC; the protein is encoded by the exons atggagTATATAGGGATAGATATAAGCTGTGCGTTGGGATCTCTTCACGACGGAGAATTTCCAGACAAGGCTTGCTTGCTTCCACTCATATCCAAGCTCCTCGGTTATGCCATCGTTGCTGCTTCTACCACCGTCAAGCTCCCTCAG atattgaaaattttgaagaataGAAGTGTGAGAGGACTTAGTGTTACTGCCTTCGAGATGGAAGTCATCGGTTATACAATAACTCTGGCTTATTGCCTTCACAAGGGTCTTGCCTTCTCTGCTTTTGGGGAATATGCGTTTCTTCTCATTCAGG CAATAATCTTAGTAGCTATAATTTACTACTATTCACAACCTCTGGGGACGGCAACATGGATCAGAGCATTTTT GTATTGTGCTATAGCACCTACTGTTTTAGCTGGTCAGGTTGGTCCTGTTCTTTTTGAAGCTCTTTAT GCATCCCAGCATGCGATTTTCCTTTTTGCCAGAATTCCGCAGATATGGCAGAACTTCTCT AATAAAAGCACTGGAGAGCTCAGCTTCTTAACATGTTTCATGAATTTTTGTGGTTCTATGG CGAGATTCTTCACCAACATCCAGGAAAATGCCCCGACGAGTAGTATCCTTGCATTAAATTTGCTAGTGTCATGTTCTATGTGCTTGCATACTTTATGCTTTCAGCTTTTCTTTATGTTTTCCCAAACTTTATGTTCTATGCTCTTGAAAGTAGAAACTATAAACCAGGCTTGCTTGTTTAAAATTGTATGTTGA
- the LOC120008647 gene encoding cyclin-D3-3-like, with protein sequence MALHSLQNDSFYDALYCSEKNWEEEVGDDNFLQQESYDVNDGNKSCESIPILVEQDLSWEDEELSSLLGKQVENDLYKTMETNQSLAWARREAVDWILKVNAHYNFSALTGVLAVNYFDRFLFSFEFQREKPWMAQLAAVACLSLAAKVEEIQVPLLLDLQVEESRYVFDAKTIKRMEILVLSTLDWKMNPVTPISFFDYIARRLEFKDHLCWEFLRRCECILLSVISDSRFTHYRPSVMAPAVMLHVIDTVKPCLRAEYQDQILGILGIENDKVDECCKLVMEFASGIQSNKRKLGTIPGSPDRVIDVSFSSDNSNDSRAEASSVSSSPEPLSKKSRAVQS encoded by the exons ATGGCCCTGCATAGTCTTCAAAACGATTCTTTTTATGATGCTCTGTATTGCAGTGAAAAAAACTGGGAGGAGGAAGTTGGGGATGATAATTTCTTACAACAAGAGAGCTATGACGTTAATGATGGCAACAAATCCTGTGAATCTATTCCGATATTGGTAGAACAAGACTTGTCTTGGGAAGATGAAGAGCTTTCTTCATTGCTTGGCAAGCAAGTGGAGAACGATTTGTACAAAACCATGGAAACAAACCAATCTCTGGCTTGGGCTCGTCGTGAGGCTGTGGATTGGATTCTCAAGGTCAATGCCCACTACAATTTCTCTGCCCTTACTGGGGTTCTTGCTGTAAACTATTTCGATAGGTTCTTATTCAGTTTCGAGTTCCAAAGAGAGAAGCCATGGATGGCCCAACTTGCTGCTGTGGCTTGTCTCTCTCTTGCCGCTAAAGTGGAGGAGATTCAAGTGCCCCTTCTATTGGACCTGCAG GTGGAGGAGAGTAGGTACGTGTTTGAtgccaaaaccatcaaaagaaTGGAGATTCTGGTTCTGTCTACGCTTGATTGGAAGATGAATCCCGTAACCCCAATTTCATTCTTTGATTACATTGCAAGAAGACTTGAGTTTAAGGACCATCTCTGTTGGGAATTTCTCCGAAGATGTGAGTGCATCCTGTTATCCGTCATTTCAG ACTCTAGGTTCACCCATTATCGACCATCTGTAATGGCTCCTGCTGTAATGCTGCACGTTATCGATACTGTGAAGCCCTGTCTCCGTGCAGAATACCAGGACCAGATATTGGGCATTCTTGGAATCGAGAAT GACAAGGTAGACGAGTGCTGTAAGCTGGTAATGGAATTCGCATCTGGCATTCAATCCAATAAACGCAAATTGGGTACAATTCCGGGCAGCCCAGATCGCGTAATCGATGTGTCATTTAGCTCGGACAACTCGAACGATTCACGGGCCGAGGCATCATCTGTGTCTTCCTCCCCTGAACCTTTGTCCAAGAAGAGCAGAGCCGTGCAGAGCTGA